Proteins from a single region of Humidesulfovibrio mexicanus:
- the asnB gene encoding asparagine synthase (glutamine-hydrolyzing), with translation MCGICGVYAPARAGDGSLLAPLAAMTASLAHRGPDGAGLWTDPGAGLGLGHRRLAVQDLSPLGAQPMASATGRYVACFNGELYNFRLLRAQLQALGHGFRGGSDTEVLLAAIEQWGLEDALPRLNGMFALALWDARARRLTLLRDRLGEKPLLVGRLGGDGGAGLVFASELRALRVHPEFDRALDREALALFFRHGCIPAPHSAYVRADKLLPGEALSLGPEGERRWRYWDAEEVWRHGLAESLAEPLAKSAGDAEDELERLLADSVGLRAISDAPLGLFLSGGVDSSLVAALLARQGGPVRSFCIGFEDPGLDESPHAEAVARHLGLRHTTLTATARDMLDLAPRMGDIYDEPFADASQLPTALLCRLARGHVTVALSGDGGDELFGGYARYPWTLRAHRLLRAVPLPLRRGLVALLGLPPAGLWNALPRGRALRWRLDALGVEGFEALYLRLLSQHKDPARLVPGARAPGSPGYRPARWPADLGDGDDARLAWMRLADLLCYLPDDILAKVDRASMAVGLEVRAPLLDHRLVAFAARLPASLLLQGGVGKGLLRRVLHRHVPPALVERPKMGFGPPLAAWLRGELRPWASDLLSPSRLARQGLLDAEEIARLWAEFLAGEDNWRHLVWDALMLQAWLEAEQGAGPCAS, from the coding sequence ATGTGCGGTATTTGCGGCGTGTACGCGCCGGCTCGCGCGGGGGACGGCTCCCTGCTGGCCCCGCTGGCGGCCATGACCGCCAGCCTTGCGCATCGCGGGCCGGACGGGGCGGGGCTGTGGACCGACCCCGGCGCGGGCCTGGGCCTGGGGCACCGGCGGCTGGCCGTGCAGGACCTTTCGCCCCTGGGCGCGCAGCCCATGGCCTCGGCCACGGGGCGCTACGTGGCGTGCTTCAATGGGGAGCTCTACAATTTCCGGCTGTTGCGCGCGCAGTTGCAGGCCCTGGGCCACGGCTTCCGGGGCGGCTCGGACACCGAGGTCCTGCTGGCGGCCATTGAGCAGTGGGGGCTTGAGGACGCCCTGCCGCGCCTGAACGGCATGTTCGCCCTGGCCCTGTGGGATGCGCGCGCGCGCCGCCTGACCCTGCTGCGCGACCGCCTGGGCGAGAAGCCGCTCCTCGTGGGCCGCCTGGGCGGCGATGGCGGGGCGGGGCTGGTTTTCGCCTCGGAGCTGCGCGCCCTGCGCGTCCACCCGGAGTTCGACCGCGCCCTGGACCGTGAGGCCCTGGCCCTGTTCTTTCGCCACGGCTGCATTCCGGCCCCGCACAGCGCATACGTCCGCGCGGACAAGCTCCTTCCCGGCGAGGCCCTGTCCCTGGGGCCGGAGGGCGAGCGCCGCTGGCGCTACTGGGACGCGGAGGAGGTCTGGCGGCATGGCCTGGCCGAGTCCCTGGCCGAACCCCTGGCCAAGTCGGCAGGCGATGCAGAGGACGAACTGGAGCGGCTGCTGGCGGACTCCGTGGGCTTGCGCGCCATTTCCGACGCGCCCTTGGGCCTGTTCCTGTCCGGCGGGGTGGATTCGAGCCTGGTGGCGGCGCTGCTGGCGCGGCAAGGCGGGCCGGTGCGCAGCTTCTGCATCGGCTTCGAGGATCCCGGCCTGGACGAGTCGCCCCACGCCGAGGCCGTGGCCCGGCACCTGGGCCTGCGGCACACCACCCTCACCGCCACGGCGCGCGACATGCTGGACCTAGCCCCGCGCATGGGGGACATCTACGACGAGCCCTTTGCCGACGCCTCGCAGCTGCCCACGGCCCTGCTGTGCCGCCTGGCGCGCGGGCATGTGACCGTGGCGCTTTCCGGCGACGGCGGGGACGAGCTTTTCGGCGGCTACGCCCGCTACCCCTGGACCCTGCGCGCCCACCGGCTGCTGCGCGCTGTGCCCCTGCCCCTGCGCCGGGGCCTGGTCGCCCTGCTGGGGCTGCCGCCCGCCGGGCTGTGGAACGCCCTGCCGCGCGGCCGCGCCCTGCGCTGGCGGCTGGACGCCCTGGGCGTCGAAGGCTTCGAGGCCCTGTACCTGCGCCTGCTCTCCCAGCACAAGGACCCGGCCCGGCTGGTGCCGGGCGCGCGCGCCCCCGGCTCGCCGGGGTACCGGCCCGCACGTTGGCCAGCCGACCTGGGGGACGGCGACGATGCCCGCCTGGCCTGGATGCGCCTGGCCGATCTGCTCTGCTACCTGCCCGACGACATTCTGGCCAAGGTGGACCGGGCCAGCATGGCCGTGGGCCTGGAGGTCCGCGCCCCGCTGCTGGACCACCGGCTGGTGGCGTTCGCCGCGCGGCTGCCCGCGTCGCTGCTGCTTCAGGGCGGCGTGGGCAAGGGGCTGCTGCGCCGGGTGCTGCACCGCCATGTGCCGCCCGCGCTGGTGGAGCGGCCCAAGATGGGCTTCGGCCCGCCACTGGCCGCTTGGCTGCGCGGGGAGCTGCGGCCCTGGGCCTCGGACCTGCTTTCCCCCTCGCGGCTGGCGCGCCAGGGCCTGCTGGACGCGGAGGAAATCGCGCGTTTGTGGGCGGAGTTCCTGGCCGGGGAGGACAACTGGCGGCACCTGGTCTGGGACGCGTTGATGCTCCAGGCCTGGCTGGAAGCGGAGCAGGGGGCCGGGCCGTGCGCATCCTGA
- a CDS encoding sigma-54 interaction domain-containing protein, which translates to MDDTMATREKQKPFAGLAAAGLERADLPRVLRDLPFGVAVLDCERRTLFLNTALERLTGFSSQEVAGVPCRHVLRGSFCLHQCPALPRQGEGCAARCSESREGTLINRHRRKVPVRLTSVPVQDADGALLCTLDVVEDLSALKELEGRLTRTAGPGAIVGRSAPMEHLLRILPAVAQSDAAVLLTGESGTGKDLLAEALHRASSRARESFVRVNATPMPEALLDVELFGQAASEDGAPPRPGKFQLAQNGTLYLSEIADMPLAQQGRLLRLLDEKAVVPAGGERPMRLNVRVVAATGRDPEALVKAGLLRQDLFHRLNAVRLHLPPLRERGEDVQFLLTHFLGLFATKLRKQVLGFSEEALRLLSSYDYPGNVRELRNMVEYAVMVCADELVLPEHLPPHVRFRPESPEQAPEALNDATPRPRHRKKA; encoded by the coding sequence ATGGACGACACCATGGCGACGCGCGAAAAGCAGAAACCATTTGCCGGGCTGGCGGCGGCAGGGCTTGAACGGGCCGATCTGCCGCGCGTCCTGCGCGACCTGCCCTTCGGGGTGGCCGTGCTGGACTGCGAGCGCCGCACCCTGTTTCTGAACACCGCGCTGGAACGGCTTACCGGGTTCAGCAGCCAGGAAGTGGCGGGCGTGCCCTGCCGCCATGTGCTGCGCGGCAGCTTCTGCCTGCACCAGTGCCCGGCCCTGCCGCGCCAGGGCGAAGGCTGCGCCGCCCGCTGCTCCGAAAGCCGCGAGGGCACCCTCATCAACCGCCACCGCAGAAAGGTTCCGGTGCGCCTTACCAGCGTGCCCGTGCAGGACGCGGACGGCGCGCTGCTGTGCACCCTGGACGTGGTGGAGGACCTCTCCGCCCTGAAGGAGCTGGAAGGCCGCCTGACGCGCACGGCCGGTCCCGGCGCCATCGTGGGCCGCAGCGCGCCCATGGAGCATCTGCTGCGCATTCTGCCCGCCGTGGCCCAAAGCGACGCCGCCGTGCTGCTCACCGGAGAATCCGGCACGGGCAAGGATCTTCTGGCCGAGGCCCTGCACCGGGCCAGCTCCCGCGCGCGGGAAAGTTTCGTGCGGGTGAACGCCACCCCCATGCCCGAGGCCCTGCTCGACGTGGAACTCTTTGGCCAAGCCGCGTCGGAGGACGGCGCCCCGCCCCGGCCGGGCAAGTTCCAGCTGGCCCAAAACGGCACGCTTTATCTTTCCGAGATCGCCGACATGCCGCTGGCCCAGCAGGGGCGGCTGTTGCGCCTGCTGGACGAGAAGGCCGTGGTGCCCGCCGGGGGCGAACGTCCCATGCGCCTGAACGTGCGCGTGGTGGCCGCCACCGGCCGCGATCCCGAGGCGCTGGTCAAGGCCGGGCTGCTGCGGCAGGATCTGTTCCACCGGCTGAACGCCGTGCGCCTGCACCTGCCCCCGCTGCGCGAACGCGGCGAAGACGTGCAGTTTTTGCTGACGCATTTTCTGGGCCTGTTCGCCACCAAGCTTCGCAAGCAGGTGCTCGGCTTTTCCGAGGAGGCCCTCCGGCTGCTGTCCTCCTACGACTACCCCGGCAACGTGCGCGAGCTGCGCAACATGGTGGAGTACGCGGTCATGGTGTGCGCAGACGAGCTGGTGCTGCCAGAGCATTTGCCCCCGCACGTGCGCTTCCGCCCCGAATCCCCGGAGCAGGCGCCAGAAGCCCTGAACGACGCGACGCCACGGCCGCGCCACAGGAAAAAGGCCTAG
- a CDS encoding DUF1634 domain-containing protein: protein MSNTEQHTGKAAPEQVKYANMLFYGCWSGLGIMAVTYLLYISGLVAPHVPLELVPRLWSEPVGTYLELGNVPTGWNWVSLVGQGDFLNFVGIVLLAGMTILCYIPLIPAYLKRGEKTFAVLAVAEILVLLVAASGIVGAGAH, encoded by the coding sequence ATGAGCAATACCGAACAGCACACCGGCAAGGCCGCGCCCGAGCAGGTCAAGTACGCCAACATGCTCTTCTATGGCTGCTGGAGCGGCCTGGGCATCATGGCCGTCACCTATCTCCTCTACATCAGCGGCCTGGTGGCCCCGCACGTGCCCCTGGAGCTGGTTCCCCGCCTCTGGTCGGAGCCCGTGGGCACCTACCTTGAACTTGGCAACGTGCCAACTGGTTGGAACTGGGTGTCCCTTGTCGGCCAGGGCGACTTCCTCAACTTCGTGGGCATCGTGCTCCTGGCGGGCATGACCATTCTTTGCTACATTCCGCTCATCCCGGCCTACCTGAAGCGGGGCGAAAAGACCTTCGCGGTTCTGGCCGTTGCGGAGATCCTCGTCCTGCTGGTGGCGGCGTCCGGCATCGTGGGCGCCGGAGCGCACTAG
- a CDS encoding LutC/YkgG family protein: MIPASTRSRAAILNTLRQGLARTPLFVDEPPARPASLPVPPPGPQPAGAPGGQDAWERLAEALAPLEVRPRLARTAGEAVRHLADIARECGAKSYTRWDEALDALDLPGGFDAALAGLARLPAGPCPGLAQADLGVVLAHAALLESGSIAVVAAPGRHRAASLLPPCSVVLVPRSSLLPDVSHLPGLFARHADPDGRLPSCLNLITGPSSTADIELVLVRGVHGPARLELVCLDWL; encoded by the coding sequence ATGATTCCGGCCAGCACACGCTCACGCGCGGCCATCCTGAACACCCTGCGCCAGGGCCTGGCCCGGACGCCGTTGTTCGTGGACGAGCCGCCCGCCCGGCCCGCCTCCCTGCCCGTGCCGCCGCCCGGTCCGCAACCTGCGGGAGCCCCCGGCGGCCAGGACGCCTGGGAGCGCCTGGCCGAGGCGCTGGCCCCGCTGGAGGTGCGGCCGCGTCTGGCCCGCACGGCCGGGGAGGCCGTCCGGCATCTGGCCGACATCGCCCGCGAGTGCGGGGCCAAGAGCTACACCCGCTGGGACGAGGCCCTGGACGCCCTGGACCTGCCCGGCGGCTTCGACGCCGCGCTGGCCGGACTGGCGCGGTTGCCCGCCGGACCCTGCCCCGGCTTGGCCCAGGCGGACCTGGGCGTTGTGCTGGCCCACGCCGCGCTGCTGGAGTCCGGCAGCATCGCCGTGGTGGCCGCGCCGGGACGGCACCGGGCCGCGTCGCTGCTGCCGCCGTGCTCGGTGGTCCTGGTGCCAAGAAGCAGCCTGCTGCCCGATGTCTCGCACCTGCCGGGGCTCTTTGCGCGCCACGCCGATCCGGATGGGCGGCTGCCGAGCTGCCTGAACCTCATCACCGGGCCCAGCAGCACGGCGGACATCGAGCTGGTGCTGGTGCGCGGGGTCCATGGCCCGGCCCGCCTGGAGCTGGTCTGCCTGGACTGGCTGTAG
- a CDS encoding lipid II flippase MurJ — protein MWRHGDTAGLFARLRAECSSRLGRASLLVLGCAGLGRGAALCKEALVAALFGVGGALDAYLLALLAPSFLTNLLGSIFSSALIPALGRAEREGGGAHLRGRALLAQALLVFCACLLLALVPAGAWRALAPTATPERLALLRELQLLLLPAMALASLNNTLGALANAQGRFAGPALAGLGNALAVLAGVAVLAGGLGVRALALAVDMGAACEFALLAWMCRGLFGWRRAGPGADIRPLLRGWGVLALGAALFGLAPFIDNAIAGALGEGAVSALGFGARLPLGIAGLLGLALSTVLLPHFSHLAATAEPQALRAACRGMALRVALLAGPLALAGVLASPLVTELLFQRGRFDAQAVQAVSAVQAWYFVQIPFYLLAIGAMRLLQAQERRRLLLVVQAGLLALGALASLGFSRVLGVAGIAASSALVQALLAGACLLAVLRPRGARS, from the coding sequence ATGTGGCGGCATGGGGACACGGCGGGGCTTTTCGCCCGGTTGCGCGCGGAGTGCTCCTCGCGCCTGGGTCGCGCCTCGCTTTTGGTGCTGGGCTGCGCCGGGCTTGGCCGTGGCGCGGCCCTGTGCAAGGAGGCGTTGGTGGCCGCGCTCTTCGGCGTGGGCGGCGCGCTGGACGCCTACCTGCTGGCCCTGCTCGCCCCGTCCTTTCTGACCAACCTGCTGGGCTCCATTTTTTCCTCGGCCCTGATTCCGGCCCTGGGCCGGGCGGAACGCGAAGGCGGCGGCGCACATCTGCGCGGCCGTGCCCTGCTGGCCCAGGCGCTGCTGGTGTTTTGCGCCTGCCTGCTGCTGGCCCTGGTCCCGGCCGGGGCTTGGCGAGCCCTGGCCCCGACGGCAACGCCGGAGCGCCTGGCGCTGCTGCGGGAGCTGCAACTGCTGCTGCTGCCCGCCATGGCCCTGGCCAGCCTGAACAACACCTTGGGGGCCCTGGCCAACGCGCAGGGACGCTTTGCGGGCCCGGCCTTGGCCGGGCTGGGCAACGCCCTGGCCGTGCTGGCGGGCGTGGCCGTGCTGGCGGGCGGCCTTGGGGTGCGGGCCCTGGCCTTGGCCGTGGACATGGGCGCGGCGTGCGAATTCGCGCTCCTGGCTTGGATGTGCCGGGGGCTTTTCGGGTGGCGGCGCGCCGGACCGGGCGCGGACATCCGGCCGCTGCTGCGGGGCTGGGGCGTGCTGGCCCTTGGAGCGGCCCTCTTCGGTCTCGCCCCCTTCATCGACAACGCCATCGCGGGCGCCCTGGGCGAGGGCGCGGTGTCGGCCCTGGGCTTTGGCGCGCGGCTGCCCCTGGGCATCGCCGGGCTGCTGGGCCTGGCCCTGTCCACGGTGCTGCTGCCGCACTTCTCGCATCTGGCCGCCACGGCCGAGCCCCAGGCCCTGCGCGCCGCCTGCCGGGGCATGGCCCTGCGGGTGGCCCTGCTGGCCGGGCCGCTGGCCCTGGCCGGGGTGCTGGCTTCGCCCCTGGTCACGGAACTGCTGTTCCAGCGCGGCCGTTTCGACGCCCAGGCCGTCCAGGCGGTGAGCGCGGTCCAGGCCTGGTATTTCGTCCAGATTCCCTTCTACCTCCTGGCCATCGGGGCCATGCGGCTGCTCCAGGCCCAGGAGCGGCGGCGTCTGCTGCTTGTGGTGCAGGCCGGACTGCTGGCCTTGGGCGCGCTGGCCAGTCTGGGCTTCAGCCGGGTGCTGGGCGTGGCGGGCATCGCGGCCAGCTCGGCGCTGGTCCAGGCGTTGCTGGCCGGGGCATGTCTGCTGGCCGTGTTGCGGCCGCGCGGGGCGCGGTCGTGA
- a CDS encoding sigma-54 interaction domain-containing protein, with translation MMDPRAYGGKFLPQGLEADPEARAAMHEAGLLFRSSAMRALYRVAIQVAGSDAPVLLTGESGTGKEIFARLLHTLSNRSGRPFVPVNCGVLSGELFADKFFGHEPGAFTGATRLQKGSFELAADGTLFLDEVGEIPLANQVDFLRVLEERTFKRLGGDKDLGFRARIVAATNRALPDMVRAGRFRADLFYRLNVIPIALPSLRERSDDIAPLAEYFLWLFGHHYHRPNLRLSPEAMAVLTRHRWPGNVRELKNLMERVALLHTSESPVMADDLPLEMRLEFAPDLPHEFGTPHSGEALADFNLDAAVRRAETAAMLRAYKAAHGSKQRTAELLGISPRTLRHKLAQYGLRLEDG, from the coding sequence ATGATGGACCCACGCGCCTATGGCGGCAAATTCTTGCCGCAAGGACTGGAGGCCGACCCCGAGGCCCGCGCCGCGATGCACGAGGCCGGGCTGCTGTTCCGGTCGAGCGCCATGCGCGCCCTCTACCGCGTGGCCATCCAGGTGGCCGGAAGCGACGCCCCGGTGCTGCTTACGGGGGAGTCCGGCACGGGCAAGGAGATCTTCGCCCGGCTGCTGCACACGCTGAGCAACCGCAGCGGCAGGCCCTTCGTGCCGGTCAATTGCGGGGTGCTCTCCGGCGAGCTGTTCGCCGACAAGTTTTTCGGGCACGAGCCCGGCGCCTTCACCGGGGCCACGCGCTTGCAGAAGGGCAGCTTCGAGCTCGCCGCCGACGGCACCCTGTTTCTTGACGAGGTGGGCGAGATCCCGCTGGCCAACCAGGTGGACTTCCTGCGCGTGCTCGAAGAGCGAACCTTCAAGCGCCTGGGGGGCGACAAGGATCTCGGCTTCCGCGCGCGCATCGTGGCGGCCACAAACCGCGCCCTGCCCGACATGGTCCGCGCCGGGCGTTTTCGCGCCGACCTCTTCTACCGGCTCAACGTCATCCCCATCGCCCTGCCCTCCCTGCGCGAGCGCAGCGACGACATTGCCCCCCTGGCGGAGTACTTTCTCTGGCTTTTCGGGCACCACTACCACCGTCCAAACCTGCGCCTCTCCCCCGAGGCCATGGCCGTGCTCACCCGGCACCGCTGGCCGGGCAACGTGCGCGAACTCAAGAACCTCATGGAGCGCGTGGCCCTGTTGCACACCAGCGAGAGCCCGGTCATGGCCGACGACCTGCCTCTGGAAATGCGGCTGGAGTTCGCCCCAGACCTGCCCCACGAGTTCGGGACCCCGCATTCCGGCGAAGCCCTGGCCGACTTCAACCTCGACGCCGCCGTGCGCCGGGCCGAGACAGCCGCCATGCTTCGCGCCTACAAGGCGGCCCACGGCTCCAAGCAGCGCACGGCCGAGCTGCTCGGCATCAGCCCGCGCACCCTGCGGCACAAGCTCGCGCAGTATGGACTGCGCCTCGAAGACGGCTGA
- a CDS encoding (Fe-S)-binding protein has product MHAQLFIPCLVEDCQPEAAVAATRVLERLGVALRHPSGQTCCGQLAYKAGDVAGARSLALRYLDIFDAPEPVVCPSGSCTKMLRTYPELFALGTPERARAEGLAARTFEFCEFVAGLPGAAELPLNLDARACYHGSCQMPGVPGDPADAPRRLLGLVRGLTVVEAERADRCCGFGGLFSLQFASVSEALTDDKCREILALAPDMLVSAEPSCLMSLSGRLAKMGRPLPALHVAQVLDAGLRGGL; this is encoded by the coding sequence ATGCACGCACAGTTGTTCATTCCCTGCCTGGTTGAGGACTGCCAGCCCGAGGCCGCCGTTGCCGCGACCCGGGTGCTGGAGCGCCTGGGGGTGGCCCTTCGGCATCCCTCCGGCCAGACCTGCTGCGGCCAGCTGGCCTACAAGGCCGGCGACGTGGCGGGCGCGCGGAGCCTGGCTTTGCGCTACCTGGACATTTTCGACGCGCCGGAGCCGGTGGTGTGCCCTTCGGGCTCCTGCACCAAGATGCTGCGCACCTACCCTGAACTGTTCGCCTTGGGCACGCCCGAGCGTGCGAGGGCCGAGGGCCTGGCCGCGCGGACCTTCGAGTTCTGCGAGTTCGTGGCCGGGCTGCCCGGCGCGGCGGAGCTGCCCCTGAATCTTGATGCGCGGGCCTGCTACCACGGCTCCTGCCAGATGCCGGGGGTTCCCGGCGACCCTGCCGACGCGCCGCGCAGGCTCCTTGGCCTGGTGCGCGGGCTGACCGTGGTGGAGGCCGAGCGCGCGGACCGCTGCTGCGGCTTCGGCGGGCTGTTCAGCCTGCAGTTCGCCTCCGTGTCCGAGGCGCTTACCGACGACAAATGCAGGGAGATTCTGGCCCTTGCGCCGGACATGCTGGTAAGCGCCGAGCCCAGCTGCCTCATGAGCCTGAGCGGCCGCCTGGCCAAGATGGGCCGCCCGCTGCCCGCCCTGCATGTGGCCCAGGTGCTGGACGCCGGGCTGCGGGGAGGGCTCTAG
- a CDS encoding LutB/LldF family L-lactate oxidation iron-sulfur protein, with product MDAMTPARFREQSRAACRDANLRAVLDHATRYFIGKRSASLEAFPGREEHFARARAARLRSLARLPDLLEELEASATAAGTVVHWAADAAEARAIVVGIARQAQAKVIVKGKSMVTEEIALNPALEAAGAEVWETDLGEFIVQLAGEPPSHIIAPAVHKSRQDVAELFAEKLGLHGQSIPELTLLARRALREKFLAADMGVTGANMAVAETGSVILVENEGNIRMSTTCPRVHVALMSLEKVAATMEDAADLLRVLPRSATGQKMSSYVSVLTGPRREGETDGAQEMHLVILDNGRSQVLADPALREALACIRCGACLNVCPVYQTIGGHAYGSVYSGPIGALLSSLLLPQDQTRDLPFGCTLCGACARTCPLSINHPKLMLALRQRVASGRANPFSAAHSMLARHPLAYRAAVAAARAVDPHLDLLPRLPGLPGLAEFAAARKPPELKAPFRARRNKERQ from the coding sequence ATGGACGCCATGACTCCTGCGCGCTTCCGCGAGCAGAGCCGCGCGGCCTGCCGCGACGCCAACCTGCGCGCCGTGCTGGACCACGCCACGCGGTATTTCATCGGCAAGCGTTCGGCCTCCCTGGAGGCCTTTCCAGGCCGCGAGGAGCATTTCGCCAGGGCGCGGGCGGCGCGGCTGCGTTCGCTTGCGCGCCTGCCGGACCTGCTGGAGGAACTTGAGGCCAGCGCCACGGCGGCCGGGACCGTGGTCCATTGGGCGGCGGACGCGGCCGAGGCGCGGGCCATCGTCGTCGGCATCGCCAGGCAGGCGCAGGCCAAGGTCATCGTCAAAGGCAAGAGCATGGTCACCGAGGAGATCGCGCTCAATCCGGCCCTGGAGGCCGCCGGGGCCGAGGTCTGGGAGACGGATCTGGGCGAGTTCATCGTGCAGCTGGCGGGCGAGCCGCCCTCGCACATCATCGCCCCGGCTGTGCACAAGTCCCGGCAGGACGTGGCCGAGCTCTTCGCCGAAAAGCTGGGTCTGCACGGCCAGAGCATCCCGGAGCTGACCCTGCTGGCGCGCCGCGCCCTGCGCGAGAAGTTCCTGGCCGCGGACATGGGCGTCACCGGGGCCAACATGGCCGTGGCCGAGACCGGCAGCGTCATCCTGGTGGAGAACGAGGGCAACATCCGCATGAGCACCACCTGCCCGCGCGTGCATGTGGCCCTCATGAGCCTGGAGAAGGTGGCGGCCACCATGGAGGACGCGGCGGACCTGCTGCGCGTGCTGCCCAGAAGCGCCACCGGCCAGAAGATGAGCTCCTACGTGTCCGTGCTGACCGGCCCGCGCCGCGAGGGCGAGACCGACGGCGCGCAGGAGATGCACCTTGTGATTCTGGACAACGGCCGCTCGCAGGTCCTGGCCGATCCCGCCCTGCGCGAGGCTCTGGCCTGCATCCGCTGCGGGGCCTGCCTGAACGTCTGCCCGGTGTACCAGACCATCGGCGGCCACGCCTACGGCTCGGTGTATTCCGGACCCATCGGCGCGCTGCTGTCCTCGCTGCTGCTGCCCCAGGACCAGACCCGCGACCTGCCCTTCGGCTGCACCCTGTGCGGGGCCTGCGCGCGCACCTGCCCGCTTTCCATCAACCATCCCAAGCTGATGCTGGCCCTGCGCCAGCGCGTGGCTTCGGGGCGCGCCAATCCCTTCTCCGCCGCGCACTCCATGCTGGCGCGGCACCCGCTGGCCTACCGCGCCGCCGTGGCCGCCGCCCGCGCGGTGGACCCGCATCTGGACCTGCTGCCGCGCCTGCCCGGCCTGCCCGGCCTGGCGGAGTTCGCGGCCGCGCGCAAACCGCCGGAGCTCAAAGCGCCCTTCCGCGCCCGGCGCAACAAGGAGCGGCAATGA
- a CDS encoding sulfite exporter TauE/SafE family protein, with amino-acid sequence MKMDRLSLPAKIALFVVSGVLLFAVAALASGTEAATNAAASAGAEVAHAAAQLGPDTGVAWWVWPTVLLFFCFVLGIIAVLAGVGGGVLYVPLVSGFFPFHLDFVRGAGLMVALAGALAAGPGLLKRNFASLRLALPVALIASSCAIVGAFLGMALPTNVVQLCLGITIMGIAILLLMSKNTAHPHVEKQDAIGLALGMNGAYRDPSTNELVEWKTHRTLPGLLLFIIIGIMAGMFGLGAGWANVPVLNLLMGAPLKVAVGTSKFLLSITDTSAAWVYLNKGCVIPLMAIPSIVGLMLGSFVGVRLLAKAKPTFIRYMVIGVLLFAGGKALLKGLGI; translated from the coding sequence ATGAAGATGGATCGACTGAGTCTCCCGGCGAAAATCGCCTTGTTCGTAGTGTCCGGCGTGCTGCTGTTTGCCGTGGCCGCCCTTGCCTCCGGGACCGAGGCCGCCACAAATGCTGCCGCCAGCGCCGGGGCCGAGGTGGCCCACGCCGCCGCCCAGCTCGGACCCGACACCGGGGTTGCCTGGTGGGTATGGCCGACAGTGCTGCTCTTTTTCTGCTTCGTGCTGGGCATCATCGCCGTGCTCGCGGGCGTGGGCGGCGGCGTGCTGTACGTGCCGCTGGTGAGCGGCTTCTTCCCCTTCCACCTCGACTTCGTGCGCGGCGCGGGCCTCATGGTGGCGCTTGCCGGCGCCCTGGCCGCCGGCCCAGGCCTGCTCAAGCGCAATTTCGCATCCTTGCGGCTGGCCCTGCCCGTGGCGCTCATCGCCTCCAGCTGCGCCATCGTGGGCGCATTTTTGGGCATGGCCCTGCCCACCAACGTGGTGCAGCTCTGCCTGGGCATCACCATCATGGGCATCGCCATCCTGCTGCTGATGAGCAAGAACACAGCCCACCCCCATGTGGAGAAGCAGGACGCCATCGGCCTGGCGCTGGGCATGAACGGCGCCTACCGCGACCCCTCCACCAACGAACTGGTGGAATGGAAGACGCACCGCACCCTGCCGGGGCTTCTGCTGTTCATCATCATCGGCATCATGGCCGGCATGTTCGGCCTGGGCGCGGGCTGGGCCAACGTCCCGGTGCTCAACCTGCTCATGGGCGCGCCCCTCAAGGTGGCCGTGGGCACCAGCAAGTTCCTGCTCTCCATCACCGACACCTCCGCCGCGTGGGTGTACCTGAACAAGGGCTGCGTCATCCCGCTGATGGCCATTCCCTCCATCGTCGGCCTGATGCTTGGCTCTTTCGTGGGCGTGCGCCTGCTGGCCAAGGCCAAGCCCACCTTCATCCGCTACATGGTCATCGGCGTGCTGCTCTTCGCGGGCGGCAAGGCCCTTCTGAAGGGCCTGGGCATTTAA